One Triticum dicoccoides isolate Atlit2015 ecotype Zavitan chromosome 5B, WEW_v2.0, whole genome shotgun sequence genomic window carries:
- the LOC119309229 gene encoding disease resistance protein PIK6-NP-like — MVSALAGVMTSVIGKLTTLLGEEYAKLKGVHREVEFMKDELSSMNALLQRLAEVDRDLDVQTKEWRDQVREMSYDIEDCIDDFMKSLGQTDIAKRAGLVQNVIQQLKALRGRHQISSQIQGLKARVEDASKRRMRYKLDERTFEHRISRAIDPRLPSLYAEPDGLVGIDKPRDELIKCLMEGGVGALVQQQKVISIVGSGGLGKTTLANEVYRKLEGQFQCRAFVSLSQQPDVKKILRSILSQVSQQEYANIDVWDEEKLIYAIREFLKNKRYFVIIDDIWSNQAWKIIKCALFPNDVGSKIMTTTRSITIAKSCCSPQHDHVYEIMPLTEANSKSLFLKRIFGSGDMCPPKLEEVSSEILKKCGGSPLAIITVASLLANKASTNEEWERVYNSIGSTLEKDPGVEEMRKILSLSYDDLPHHLKTCLLYLSIFPEDCEIKRDQLIRRWIAEGFINTEGGQDLEEIGDGYFSDLINRSMVQPVRIQYDGRVYSCRVHDMILDLLISKSIEENFVTFFGGQNQELVLQHKIRRLSLNCYSQEHIAVPSTAIISHCRSLSVFGYAEQMPPLSKFRVLRVLDIENGEDMESSFIEHVRTLCQLKYLRLDVRSISAFPEQLGELQHLQTLDIRWTKIRKLPKSIVQLQNMTCLHVNNLELPEGIGNLHALQELREIKVKWDSLASSLLELGSLTKLRILGLRWCIIDTHGNKEIFVENVVSSLCKLGRLNLRSLCIKKMYGYSIEFLLDSWFPSPHLLQKFQMDAYYFFPRVPVWIASLDNLSYLDININPVEEEALEILGGLPALLLLCLSSESSAQKQRLVISSNMFICLKDFRFTCWSNGKGLIFEAGAMPSLEKLEVPLDAGKDLDFGIQHLSSLMHVTVKIICGGATVREVEASEDAIRSAVTLLPNHPTLEIRIWGDENMVEEDQGKAEEEIQTSTQLI, encoded by the exons ATGGTGAGCGCCTTGGCAGGGGTGATGACCTCTGTCATCGGCAAGCTCACCACCCTGCTTGGGGAGGAGTACGCAAAGCTGAAAGGTGTGCACAGGGAGGTGGAGTTCATGAAAGATGAGCTGAGCAGCATGAACGCGCTccttcagaggctggcagaggtggACCGTGATCTTGATGTGCAGACAAAGGAATGGAGGGACCAAGTCCGGGAGATGTCTTATGATATTGAGGATTGCATAGACGACTTTATGAAAAGCCTTGGCCAAACTGACATTGCTAAGAGAGCAGGGCTTGTCCAAAATGTGATCCAGCAGCTCAAGGCACTGAGGGGGCGCCATCAAATATCCAGCCAAATCCAGGGGCTCAAGGCACGTGTTGAAGATGCAAGCAAGCGACGTATGAGGTATAAGCTCGATGAGCGCACCTTTGAGCATCGCATCTCAAGGGCCATTGACCCTCGTCTTCCTTCGCTCTATGCTGAGCCAGACGGGCTCGTCGGTATTGACAAGCCAAGAGACGAGCTCATCAAGTGCCTAATGGAGGGG GGGGTGGGTGCATTGGTGCAGCAGCAAAAGGTGATATCAATTGTGGGTTCTGGGGGCCTCGGTAAAACTACACTTGCGAATGAGGTGTACCGTAAACTGGAAGGCCAGTTCCAGTGTCGAGCTTTTGTTTCTTTGTCGCAGCAGCCTGATGTGAAGAAGATCCTAAGAAGTATACTCTCTCAAGTCAGCCAGCAGGAGTACGCTAACATAGATGTCTGGGATGAGGAAAAGCTCATCTATGCAATCCGAGAATTTCTAAAGAACAAAAG GTATTTTGTCATCATTGATGATATTTGGAGTAATCAAGCATGGAAGATTATCAAGTGTGCTTTGTTTCCAAATGATGTTGGGAGCAAAATAATGACAACAACTCGCAGTATTACTATAGCCAAGTCATGTTGCTCTCCTCAGCATGATCATGTCTATGAAATAATGCCTCTTACTGAAGCCAACTCTAAGAGTTTATTTTTGAAACGTATATTTGGCTCGGGAGATATGTGCCCTCCTAAGTTGGAAGAAGTCTCCTCAGAGATATTGAAGAAATGTGGTGGTTCACCCTTGGCGATTATTACAGTGGCTAGCTTGCTGGCTAATAAAGCTAGTACAAATGAAGAATGGGAGAGGGTATATAACTCAATCGGTTCGACACTGGAAAAAGATCCCGGTGTAGAAGAGATGAGAAAAATATTATCCCTCAGCTATGATGATCTTCCCCATCATTTAAAGACATGTTTACTATACCTGAGTATATTTCCAGAAGACTGTGAGATTAAGAGGGATCAATTGATAAGGAGGTGGATTGCTGAAGGATTTATTAATACGGAGGGTGGACAAGATTTGGAGGAGATAGGAGATGGGTATTTCAGTGACCTTATCAATAGAAGTATGGTTCAGCCAGTGAGAATTCAATATGATGGTCGAGTTTATTCATGCCGAGTCCATGATATGATTCTTGATCTTCTTATATCCAAGTCAATTGAAGAAAATTTTGTTACCTTCTTTGGTGGCCAAAATCAGGAATTAGTGCTACAACATAAGATTCGTAGACTATCTCTGAACTGTTATTCCCAAGAGCACATCGCAGTTCCATCAACAGCGATCATTTCTCATTGCCGGTCTCTCAGTGTATTTGGGTATGCTGAACAGATGCCTCCTCTTTCGAAGTTTAGAGTTCTGCGAGTACTTGATATAGAAAATGGTGAGGACATGGAAAGCAGTTTTATTGAACATGTAAGGACTCTTTGTCAGTTGAAGTATTTGCGGCTCGATGTCAGAAGCATTTCTGCATTCCCAGAGCAATTAGGAGAACTACAGCATTTGCAGACTCTGGATATAAGATGGACAAAGATACGAAAATTGCCCAAAAGCATTGTTCAACTGCAAAATATGACATGTTTGCATGTCAATAATCTTGAATTACCTGAAGGAATTGGGAATCTGCATGCTCTTCAGGAGCTAAGAGAGATCAAAGTCAAGTGGGACAGTTTGGCATCTTCTTTGCTGGAATTGGGCAGCCTGACTAAATTGAGGATTCTTGGGCTGCGCTGGTGCATCATCGATACACACGGTAACAAAGAAATTTTTGTGGAGAACGTGGTCTCATCGCTCTGTAAACTGGGTAGACTCAACCTTCGGTCTCTATGCATTAAGA AAATGTATGGTTATTCCATAGAATTCTTGCTGGATTCTTGGTTCCCATCCCCTCATCTCCTCCAGAAATTTCAGATGGACGCGTACTATTTCTTTCCCAGAGTTCCAGTTTGGATCGCGTCACTTGACAACCTCTCGTACCTAGATATCAATATTAACCCTGTAGAAGAGGAGGCATTAGAGATCCTTGGAGGGTTACCTGCTTTGCTGCTTCTGTGTTTGTCATCAGAATCATCTGCTCAAAAACAAAGACTCGTTATAAGCAGCAACATGTTCATATGCCTGAAGGATTTCCGCTTCACCTGCTGGAGCAATGGCAAAGGACTGATATTTGAAGCTGGGGCCATGCCGAGTCTTGAGAAGCTGGAGGTTCCATTAGACGCAGGCAAGGATCTTGATTTTGGCATCCAGCACCTCTCTTCCCTTATGCATGTTACCGTGAAGATCATTTGCGGTGGTGCCACGGTTCGGGAGGTGGAAGCATCGGAGGACGCCATCAGGAGCGCAGTTACTCTCCTTCCGAACCACCCCACACTGGAAATCCGAATATGGGGTGATGAAAATATGGTGGAGGAGGACCAAGGGAAGGCTGAAGAGGAG